The Myxococcus virescens sequence CTCGGCTCGACCAGCTCCAGGCCAGTCTTTCCACCCGCGAGAGCACGACACGCTTCGCCCGCGCGGGGGTGTCCACCGTCATTGCCCTCCTGGTGGGTGGGGCGTCGGGCAAGCTCTTCTACGATTCTCTTCGCACGCCCCTGCTGGCGTGGGCGGCGGCCCTGGTGTCCGTGTCGCTGCTCGTCTACGCCTTCATCAGCTACCGCTCGGGCCGGAAGTTCCTGGTGGATGAGCTGAAGCAATACGAGTCGATGCTGGCCCTTCGCAGCGAGCTGCGGCTGGACGACCCCTCGGCGCTGCTTCCCCGGTGAGCGCCGCCCGGAAGAAGGCCACCGCGCGCCGTCCTGGGCGTTTCATCGTCCTGGAAGGACTGGATGGGGCTGGTACCACGACGCAGGTGGAGCGGCTTGCCGCGGCCCTGCGCGCGGAGGGGCACTCGGTGCTGACCACGCGGGAGCCGTCTGACGGCCCCGTGGGGACGATGATTCGCCAGGCGCTCACGGGCCGGTTGGGACTGCCCGGTGGGGCGGGCCCGCTGGCGCCGGAGACGCTGGCGTTGCTGTTCGCCGCGGACCGGACGGACCACCTCACGGCCCGGGTGCTCCCGGCGCTGGCGGCGGGCCAGATTGTCCTGTGTGACCGCTACGTCCTGTCGTCCCTGGCCTACCAGGGCGCGTCGCTGCCCATGGAATGGGTGGAGGCGGTGAATGCGTGCGCGGTGTCGCCGGACCTGACGCTGTTCGTCGGCGTGGCGCCGGAGGTGGCGGCACGGCGCCGCAAGGCACGCGGCGGGACGGCGGAGCTGTTCGAGGCGGACGAGGCTCAGCGGCGGATTGCGAAGCAGTACGTAGCCGCCATCCGCCGCCGGGAGCAGCACGAGCGCATCGTCCACATCGACGGCGAGCAGGGCATCGAGGCCGTGACGACCGCGTCGTTGGTAGAGATTCGCAAGCTGCTGGCCCGCAAGCGCTGAGCGGTCTGGGGCGGTATTCCCGCCCGGCGGTTGCGGGATGACCGCGTGGCGGACCCAAGCCTCGCCACGCGGACAAATCCACCTCCTGCTGCTTCGTGTCGCTCGTCTCCAGCACGAGCGCCGCCCGGGCCGAGAATCCGGCGGGGCGGCGGTCAGAGGTCCAGCCGCCTCAGCCGCAGGGCGTTGCCGATGACGGAGACGGACGAGACGCTCATCGCCGCGCTGGCAATCATGGGGCTCAGCAGCAGTCCGAAGAACGGGTAGAGGACCCCCGCTGCGATGGGGACGCCGAGCACGTTGTAGATGAACGCGAAGAAGAGGTTCTGGCGGATGTTGTGCACGGTGCCCCGGCTCAGGTGCCGGGCGCGGACGATGCCGCGGAGGTCACCCTTCACCAGCGTGACGGCGGCGCTCTCCATGGCGATGTCAGTGCCCGTGCCCATGGCGATGCCCACGTTGGCCTGGGCGAGCGCAGGCGCGTCGTTCACCCCGTCTCCGGCCATGGCCACCACGTGCCCTTCGGCCTGGAGGCGCTTCACCATCTCGTTCTTCTCCTCGGGGCGCACCTCCGCGTGGACTTCGTCGATGCCCAGGCGCCGGGCCACCGCCTCCGCCGTCGTCCGGCTGTCACCCGTGAGCATCACGAGGCGCAGCCCATCGGCACGGAGCTGCTGAACGGCTTCGGGGGTGCTGGCCTTCACCGGGTCGGCCACGCCCAGCAGCCCGGCCGGCTTTCCGTCCACGGCGACGAACATCACCGTCTGCCCTTCTCGCCTCAGGGCCTCCGCCCTCTCCAGGAACGCCCCTGCCTCGATGCCGAGTCCCTCGAGCAGCCGGGCATTCCCGAGCGCCACCTGCGCACCATCCACACGCCCCGTCACGCCCTGGCCTGTCACGGACTTGAAGCCGTGTGTCTCCGTGAGGACGGCACCCCGTGCCTCTGCGCCCTTCACGATGGCGGACGCGAGCGGGTGCTCGCTCCCGCGCTCGATGCTGCCGGCGAGGTGAAGCAGCCGCGCCTCGTCGAAACCAGGGGCGGTCACCACCGTGGTGAGGCTCGGCCTGCCCTCGGTGAGGGTGCCCGTCTTGTCGACGACGAGGGTGTCCACCTTCGCCAGTTCCTCGAGCGCCGCCGCGTCCCGGATGAGGACGCCGGCCTGCGCACCACGCCCCATGCCCACCACGATGGAGATGGGCGTGGCCAGGCCCAGGGCACACGGGCACGCGATGATGAGGACGGCCACGGCGTTGACCAGCGCGTGGGCGAGCCGGGGCTCGGGTCCCCACATGCTCCAGATGAACGCCGTCAGGACGGCGATGACCACCACCGCGGGCACGAACCACCCGGAGACGGTGTCGGCCAGACGCTGGATGGGGGCCCGGCTGCGCTGGGCCTCGGCCACCCGCTGTACGATTTGGGAGAGGAGCGTGTCGCGGCCGACACGCTCGGCCCGCATCACGAAGCCGCCGGTGCCGTTGACCGTCCCTCCTGTTACGCGGCTGCCAGGTGTCTTCTCGGAGGGAATCGGCTCACCCGTCACCATGGACTCGTCCACGGCGCTCTCGCCCTCCAGGACCACGCCATCCACGGGAACCTTCTCTCCCGGTCGGACGCGGAGGCGGTCACCCACGTGGACCCTGTCCAGCGCCACGTCCTCTTCGCGCCCGTCCTCGCGCAGCAGCCGCGCCGTCTTCGGAGCCAGCCCGAGCAGCGCCTTCAAGGCTCCCGAGGTGGCATGACGGGCTCGGAGCTCCAGCACCTGCCCCAGCAGCACCAGCGTGGTGATGACCGCCGCGGCCTCGAAGTACAAGGGAACGTGGCCACCGTGGCCGGTGAAGGCGTGGGGCAGGAGGCCGGGGAAGAGGGTGGCGAAGACGCTGAAGCCGTAGGCGGCGCCCGTCCCAAGGGCAATCAGCGTGAACATGTTGAGGTGCCGGTTGCGCACCGACGCCCAGCCCCGCTGGAAGAAGGGCCAGCCCCCCCACAGCACCACGGGCGTCGCCAGGGCGAACTGCACCCAGGCCATGAGCGGCCCTGGGATGAGGCGCTGGATGGGCTGGCCCGGAATCATCTCGGACATGCCCAGGACGAACACAGGGAGCGAGAGGGCAACGCTCACCCAGAAGCGCCGCCGCATGTCGAGGTACTCCGGGTCGGGTGCGTCCTCGAGGGTGACGGTCCGTGGCTCCAGGGCCATGCCGCAGATGGGGCACGCCCCCGGCTCGGGACGCACGATCTCCGGGTGCATCGGGCAGACGTACTCGGTGCGCGTCTGGAGGACCGGCTGCTCGGGCTCGAGGGCCATGCCGCACTTGGGGCAGGTGCCGGGATGGTCCTGCCGCACCTCGGGGTCCATCGGGCAGATGTACAGGGTGCCCGCGGGGGCAGGCTCCGGCGGCTGGGGCTCGGGCGCGAGGTACTTTCGCGGCTCGGCCGTGAACTTCTCGCGGCACTTCGGGTTGCAGAAGAAGTACGTGTGCCCCTCGTGCACGTGGCTGCCGCCCTTCGGTGCCTGGGGATCCACGAACATGCCGCAGACGGGGTCCTTCGCCTTGCCCTCCGGCAGCTGCGGAGGGTGGTGTCCGGTGTGAGCTTCTGGGGGGAGATGAGTCGTCATCGTCGCGCTTCCTTTGCCGGGGATCACGAAGCACCCCGTTCCTTCTTACAGTTCCGAGCGAAGCGGCCTGCCGCCCGAAGCGGGCCCATGACTGCCTGTTAGGAAGGCTCTGAGGGCGAACCCGCGCGGCTCGTCAGCTCGGGTAACAAGCCAGAGGCGTCCGCCGCGCCGGACGCTGTGCATGGAGGGGGCCCGTGGCACCTGTGAGCGGCGGAGTTACAGGTCACCTCACAGGGGGCTTCCGAACGGTGTGCGAGGCTACGTCGACGATGCTGAGCGTTCCCGCGGTCTGGTTGGTGATGAAGCCCAGCGGTTAGGTACGCGGCACATCGAGGGTGCTGGCGTCAATGCCGGTCAGGCTCTTGCCGTCCTCGTTGTCCACGGACATGAGGCCGTCGTTCCCCGGCCTCCATAGGACGCATTCGGTTGTGAATGTCGCCTGATTGCATGTGTTGCTTAAGGTGACTCCTTGAAGTCATCGGAACGCAGGCCAAAGCGCTTGAGGAGGCGGTGGAGGCTCTCGCGCTCCATGCCCGCGCGCTCAGCGGCCCGCGTCACATTGCCCCCGAATTCCCGCAGCAGGGCGATGAGGTAATCGCGCGATGCACGGTCCCGCGCCAGGTCCACCGCCTCCCGGAAGGGCATCTTCACCAGAGGGTCGGCGGGCAGTGCTCCCTGTTGTCCGCCCGTGACTTCAGGGGGGAGTGCGTCAGGGCCCACCCGGGAGCCCGTGGTGATGGCCACCGCGCGTTCGATGGCATTCTCCAACTGGCGCACGTTGCCCGGCCAGCTGTACCCGGTGAGCGCACGCAGCGCGTCCGGCTCCAGGCCATCCACCGGCTGCCGGTAGGTCTTCGCCGCCTTCTGTACGAAGTGCATGGCCAGCAGGGGGATGTCCTCGCGCCGCTCCCGCAGGGACGGCAGATGTACCGGGAAGACATTGAGCCGGTAGTAGAGGTCTTCGCGGAAGCGGCCCGCAGTCACTTCGGCCTTGAGGTCGCGGTGGGTGGCGGTGATGACGCGTGCGTCGATGCGGCGCGCAACCGCGTCTCCGACACGGCGCACCTCCTTGTCCTGGAGCGTGCGGTTGAGCTTCACCTGGACGGACAGGGGCAGCTCTCCAATCTCGTCCAGGAAGATGGTCCCCCCGGAGGCTGCCTCGAAGAGACCGGCCTTGGTCTCTACCGCGCCGGTGAAGGCGCCCCGGGCGTGACCGAACAGCTCGCTCTCGATGAGTTCGGAGGGCAGCGCGCCGCAGTTGACCGCGATGAAGGGTCGGTTCTTGCGTGGGCCGTGGTGGTGGATGGCCCGCGCCACCAGCTCCTTGCCCGTCCCCGTCTCCCCGGTGATGAGGACCGTGATGTCCAGCTCGGAGGCGCGCTCCAGCAGGCCGTAGAGCGCACGCATGGGCGCGCTCCTGCCAATGATGTTCTGGAAGCTGTAGATGCCCTCCAGCTCGCGCCGCAGTGAGGCGGCCTGCTCCTTGAGCCGCTTGCGCTCGAGGGCGCGGGCTACCACCAGGGACGCCTCGTCCGGGTCGAAGGGCTTGGGCAGGTAGTCATAGGCCCCCTCCTTGATGGCCTCTACCGCCTTGGGGACGGAGGCGTACGCCGTCATCAGGATGACCTCGATGGTGGGCGCGTGCTGCTTGACTGCCTTGAGCACCTCGAAGCCGTCCGCTCCCGGCATTCGGATGTCCGTCACCACCACGTCGAACGACTGCGTCTGGATGAGGGAGAGTGCACGGCCTCCGTCTTCAGCCGTCCTCACGTGATACGCGTCACCGAGGATGCGGGTGATGAGGTGGCGCATGTTCTCCTTGTCGTCGACAACGAGAACACTCGGTCTGTCCGTCACGGCGTACTCCGGGGGAGATGCAGGGTGAATTCCGCACCACGTCCAGGCAGGTTGCGCGGCTGGATGCGGCCACCATGGGCCTGGGCGATGGCCTGCGACACCGCCAACCCCAGCCCGGTGCCGTGGGGCTTGGTGGTGAAGAAGGGCTCGAACATCCGCTTCTGTGCCTCGGGAGAGAGGCCGGGCCCGCTGTCGCGGAATGAAAGCGCCACCTCGTCTTCGTGGGCGTGGATGGCCACGGTCACCTGTCCCGAGGGGCCCGCGGCCTCCATGGCGTTCTTGACCAAATTTGTGACCACCTGCCGCAGCCGCTGCGGATGGCCTGCCACCCGGGCTTCGCCTTCCACCGTCAGGGAGGCCGCGGAGAGCTGGGCGGACTCCCGCTGCCGGGAGACGACTTCCTCCACCAGCTCTCGCAACTCCAGCGTCTCGCCCGGGACCTGGAGTGGCCGCGACAGGTCGAGCATCCCCTCCACGATGTCACGGCAGCGCAGCGTCTCCTCTTCGATGATGCGCAGGTCGTCCGCGAGCGCACCCTCCGCCTTGCGCTGAAGCAGGCGCACGTAGCCGAGGATGACCCCCAGGGGATTGTTGATTTCATGCGCCACGCCCGCCGCCAGGCGGCCGATGCCCGCCAGCCGCTCGCTTTGAACCAGGCGCTCCTGGTGCTCACGGAGCGCGGCGGTCATCCGGTTGAACTGCTGCGCCAACCTTCCGAACTCGTCCGGGCGGTCCAGCGCGATGCGCGTCATGAGGTCGCCCGCGGCGATACGGGCGGCGCCGGCCTCCAGCAGCGACACCGGGCGGGCCACCGAGCGTCCGATGTAGAGGCCTACGCCCGCCGCGAGCAGGGCTGCGGCGGCCAGGATGGCGACCGTCCACTGGAAGCTGGCGTGCTGGACCGTGCTCGCGTGCTCCTCGAACTTGCCAATGGCGCGCTCGTAGTGTGAGGCCAGAGTGTCCGCGCTCTCCTGGATGACGTCGACCAGTTCCAGGGCCCTGGCGTGCTCACGGGCCGCGGTGGCATGGTCCTCGCGCAGCACGGCTGGCACGAGCGCCTCGCGGAAAAGCCGGTCCAGCTCCATCGTGGTGCGGCGCATGGTCTCCACCTGGGCGCGTTCCTCGGAGGTGGTGGCCTGGGCCTGGACCGCTTCGAGGCGCTCCATGGCGCGGTGATAGGCGCTGTCGTAGAGCGGCAGGTGGCTGGCGTTGCCGAGGATGACGGTGTGCGCCTGGTGTGCGTAGAGGTCTCTGACCGAGGTCGCGAGCGACAGCGTGGTGCGCACGGCTGTTTCCTGCCGCCGCACGCTGTGCAGGGCCTCGTGGATCTCCGCCATGCCCTCGAGCGCGGCATAGGCTGCCGCGCCGAAGGTCAGGACGAGGAGCGAGAAGGCGTAGAAGAGCCTGCGAGCGGTTCCGGACACGACATCCCCTGGCGAACGAAGGTAGGGGTTTAGCAACAGGCAGGCCCATGTGGTGCGCGCTGCAAGTGGCTGAACTCATTCCTGGGCGGCGTTCCCTCATGTTGGCGAGAAGAGGGCCGGGTGTGACCAGGCTGGTCACACTGTCATGGGCCGGGGGCTGGCTTAGTGGGAGCCCTCCGCATGGACGTCCACGAGCGTCATCATCCCGGCCTCGGCGTGCTCTTGGATGTGGCAGTGGAGCATCCAGGCCCCCACGTCCTGCGGGAACATCGCCACATCCACCGTCTCCCTTGGACGAATCAGCACGGTGTCGCGCCAGTGCCCCTCGTCCACCGATGCACCATTGCGCGCCACCACGCGGAAGAACTGGCCATGCACGTGCATGGGGTGCAGGCGGGAGGACTCGTTGACGAAACGCAGCGTGGCCCATTGGTGGGCAGGGAGCCGGTAGACCTTGTGGTGCGCGGAGGCATGCTCCCCCTCGTGGTGGAACGCCTCGTCATTGATGGTCCACTCGATGCCGAAGGGGCCTCCCCGCCTAGCATTCAGTCGGAAGGTCTCCGCGGGTAGCAGTGCACGCGCTGGAGAGAGGTCAGGGCTCGGGGGCGGGGCAACTGCTGCCACTTCGGGCGGCCGCACGACGTCTCCAGAGACCACCAGCGTTGCGAGAGGGAACGGCCTGCGTGTGAAGTGGTCCATCACCTCCAGGCGCGGGTTGCTCAGCGCCTCGGGAACGGTGAAGTCCAGGTCGACGCGGTTCCCTGGAGCGAGCTCCAAGCGGGAGGCCGGCAGCGGCCGGTCCGTGGCCAGCCCGTCGATCGCGATGACAGATGCGCCCAGCCCTTCGAAGGAAGGTGCGAACACGCGCCCGTTTGCAACGTTGACCATTCGCAGGCGCACCCGCTCGCCGGGTTGCAGCGGGACTTCTGGCTGGACAGCGCCGTTCACCGTGGAGACCTGCCCCCAGCGGCCGTCGTGCGCGAGGTCGTGGCGCGTGTTGAATCGGCCGTCAATCTGGCCACCCGCGTCGAGTCGCCAGTCGTCGAGCACCCAGACGAGCTCGCGTGAGAAAGGGCCGGGCTTCGGGTCCTCCACGATGAGCACGCCGAACAGCCCTCGCTCGACTTGCTCGCTCCCGCGCAGGTGCGGGTGAAACCAGTAGGTTCCTGCGTCCTTCACCTTGAACTCATAGACGAAGGTTCCCCCAGGAGGGATGGGAGGCTGGGTCACTCCGGGAACGCCGTCCATTCCGTTCGGAAGCCGGATGCCGTGCCAGTGAATGGTCGTCGGCTGCGGCAGCTTGTTGGTGAATCGCACGCGGACCGTGTCGCCATGGGTGGCGCGAAGGGTGGGGCCGGGGACCTGGCCGTTGTAGGCCCAGACCTCCAGACTCCGGCCATCCAAAAGCGGGAGGGCTGTCGGGGCCGCGACGAGCTCGAACTCGCGCACGCGGCCCGTGGACGGGATGTCTTCAGGGTAGGGCGGTGCCACGCGCGGCTGCCGGAGCGTCGCCATGGCGGCATCATCCTCCTGGCCGAGGCCGAGTGCCGCGAGCATTGCGAGGAGGGCAACGAGCGCTGCCCCGATGAACCAGCGATTGCGATGCATGAAGTCTCTTCACGAATGATGGAAGGTGCGGGCGAGGAGGGGACCAGGCCGCCGTGGTGGCGTGGCCCGCAGGCGCGCGACCTCGGTGCGCAGCCTGCCCGGAACGGCGGTCTACTGGATGGTGACGAGCCCGCTGATGTGGTCCATCGCGCAGGCGTAGCGCAGCGTGCCCGACTTGCTGGGGGTGAACTCCACGGTCACCGGCGTGTCCATGGGGAGCGGCTTGTTGATGCCCAGGTCGGCCATGACAATCTCCGTGGCGCACGTCTTGGCCGTCTTGCGCGTGACCACGAGGCGGACGGGCTGCCCCGCCTTCACCTTCACGTCCGAGGGCTCGAAGCCCTTGGAGGTCACCGTGAGGTCCACGGTCTGGACGCCGTTCCTGGTGGCCGGGGCCGAGGCGGGCTTCTGTGCGGGCGCAGCGGCCTTCTTGGCCGCGCCTCCGTGCGCGGAATGCTCGCCGTGCCCGGCGTGCTCGCTCTGTTTGGCGTGCTCGTCACTCGCGACCGCGGGGGCCGCGGCAATCAGGGGGAGTGCAGCAAGGAGTCCCATCAGGCTCTTCTTCATCGCTTGGTTGCTCCCAGTGTGAGGATGCCCTCGGGGACGTCCGGCATCCTGTGGGTCCGGTCCGCCGGAGCACAACGCGTGCCGAGGACTGAACGCGCCTGTTCATGCGGGGTTGCCGTGTCGCGGCACCTGTCCTGAGTACCCAGATGGGTTTCGCTGTAACCGTCACGGTCACAGGTGGAACGTGAAGCGGCGTCGTTCCACGGAGCCGTGAAGTGCCGTTCATGGCCGACACGCTGCGGGTGGCGCGCGAGGCGCTGGCCACCGCGGCTGGACCTCTTCGCAGGTGTAAGCCTTTCGGGGGAGGCGCGTCAGTGGGGTGACCCGCTAGCTCGCGGGCAGGAGGAAGCCCCATGAATGCCGTTGAAGCAGCCTCGTCCCGGTCTCCCGCGGGCGCCCTGGAGCGGATGGACCTCGCCGTGTCGGGTATGACGTGCGCCGCATGCGCGCGCCGCGTGGAGCGCACTCTGAGCGAGGTGGAGGGGGTCCAGGAGTGCAGCGTCAACTTCGCCACCCGCCGGGCCAGTGTACTCTTCGACGCTCGGGCCACGTCCGTCAGCGCACTGGCCGATGCGGTGGCCGACGCTGGCTATCGCGCCGAGGTGCCGCAGGCTTCCACCGCGGAAGAGACGGACGCCGCGGAGGAGCGAGGGCTCCGGCGCCGGCTCGCCGTGGCCGTGCTCTTCGGCTTGCCGGTGGTTGTCCTCGCCATGTCCCACGGAGCGCTCGACTTCACCGGTTCCACCTGGGTGCAGCTCGGCCTGACGCTGCCAGTCATGGCGTACAGCGGTGGTCCCATCTTCCGGGCGGCGTGGGCCGCGTTGCGGCACAGGTCGGCGGACATGAACGTCCTGGTGGCGCTCGGGACCGGCGCGGCTTTCATCTACTCGGTGGTGGCCACCGTGTGGCCGACGTTCATGGTCACCGGGGACCACGGAAGTCATGGTGGGCACGGAGCCGCACCTCCCATCTACTTCGAGGCGGCGGCCGCGGTGATTGCCTTCGTGCTGCTCGGGCGCTTCCTGGAATCGCGAGCACGCACCCGGGCCGGGGATGCCATCCGGCGGCTTCAGGCGTTGGCCCCTTCCATCGCCACCGTGCTGGAGAATGGCGTCGAGCGAGAGGTTCCACTCGCCGAGGTGCGGGTGGGGGACCGTGTGGTGGTGCGTCCGGGACAGTCCATCCCCGTCGATGGCTCCGTCGTGGAGGGGGCCTCCTCGGTGGACGAATCCATGCTCACGGGGGAAAGCCTGCCGGTGGAGAAGGCCGCGGGCGCGGAGGTCTTCGCCGGGACGATGAACGGCACGGGCCGCCTGGTCTTCCGCGCGGCCAAGGTGGGGAGTGACACCGCGCTCCAGCAGATTGTCCAGGTGGTGGAGCGGGCCCAGGGCACCAAGGCGCCCATCGCGCGCCTCGCGGACGTGGTGAGCGGCGTATTCACTCCGGTGGTGCTGCTCATCGCCATCGCCACGTTCGCGGCCTGGTTCGTCCTGGCCCCCGAGGAGACGCGCCTGACGATGGCCCTGCTCAACGCGGTGGCCGTGTTGGTCATCGCTTGCCCGTGCGCCCTGGGCCTGGCCACGCCCGCGGCGCTCATGGTGGGGATGGGGCGGGGGGCGCAGCTCGGAGTGCTGGTGAAGAGCGCCGCTTCGTTGGAAGGAGCGAGCCGTATCGACACCGTGGTGCTCGACAAGACGGGCACGCTGACGCAGGGACGCCCGGCGGTGGTCCGCGTCCTCACCGCGAGCGGCATGACGGAGGAGGAAGTGCTGACCCTCGCCGCCGCCGCCGAATCGGCGAGCGAGCATCCGCTGGCCCGTGCCGTCGTGTCCGAGGCCTCCAACCGGGGCCTGAAGGTCGGCACGCCGGAGTCGTTCACCGCCACTCCGGGACATGGTGTGGAGGCCCAGGTTGGTGGGCGCAGGGTGCTCGTGGGCAGTCGTCGGATGCTGGACGGACAGGGCGTTTCCGGGAGCGAGGACGCCGAACGCGCGCTCACGGCGGACGGGCAGACGCCCGTGCTCATCGCGGTGGACGGGCGCTGGGTAGGCGCCATCGGCATCGCGGATCCAGAGCGGGAGGAGGCCGCCACGGTGGTCCAATCCCTGCGGAGCATGGGGCTGCACGTGGTGATGCTCACGGGCGATCATGAGGGACCGGCCGGACGGGTGGCGCGCGCGCTCGGCATCGACCGGGTCTTCGCTGGTGTACTGCCCTCCGGTAAGGCGCACGTGGTGCGTACGCTCCAGGCGGAGGGACGGCGCGTGGCCATGGTGGGGGATGGCATCAACGACGCGCCGGCCCTGGCGGAGGCGGACCTCGGAGTTGCCATGGGGACGGGGACGGACGTGGCCCGGGATGCCGCGGGCGTCGCGCTGCTTCGCTCCGATTTGCGAGGACTGCCGGCGGCACTCGGCCTGGCTCGCACCACGATGCGGGTCATCCGGCAGAACCTGTTCTGGGCCTTCCTCTACAACGTGCTTGGCATCCCGGTCGCGGCGGGGTTGCTCTACGGCCTGACAGGCTGGCTGTTGTCACCGATGCTGGCGAGCGTGGCCATGTCCCTGTCGAGTGTGTCGGTGCTGCTCAACAGCCTGCGTCTGCGGCGCCTGCGCCTGCCAGCGCCCCAGGCGGCCTGAGCCAGACCTTCCTCCCGAAGTCCCCACGGCGCCACGGTCCTCCATTCGGGACCGTGGCGTTCGTGCATTCACGGCACCTGTAAGAGCCCGGCTCCTGGCCCGTCAACAGGGGTGAACGCGGTGGACATGAGGGCGCGACCTGCTCCCTGGCCCGCTGCGTGGAACCTGCGTCCAGGGAGAGCGCGTCATGTTGGATTCTATCGAAGTGGGAGTCGTCTCTGGCAGCGTGCTGGCCGCGGCGGCCACCGTCCTGTTCTTCTTCGGCCCGCGCCAGCGCACCCGGGCCCGGAGCGAGGTCGGCGGCGCGCAGGAAGTGGACCTGATGGTGGACGGCGGCTACCGCCCCGACCGCATCGTGGTGCGCGCGGGCGTGCCGGTGAAGCTCAACGTCCTGCGCACGGACCGCTCCGCGTGCTCGGAGCAGATCGTGCTCGGCGACCTCGGCGTCACGCGCACGCTGCCCACCGGGCGCGTGGTGACCATCGACCTGCCCGCGCTCACGCCCGGCGCGTACGACTTCACCTGCGGGATGAGCATGCTGCGCGGCCGCCTCATCGCAGAGGTCTGAGCCCCGGGCCTGTAAGTCGCCGGCCCCTGCCACGTCCAAGGGGCCGAAGCCGGTCACCTGCTCCGAAAGGAATCCCATCATGAAGAAGCTCCTCGTCCTCTCCTTGTTGTCTCCTCTCACCGCCTGCGCCGCCGCTCCCTGGAGCGCGCTCGACGAGGATTCCACGTCGCCCACTTCG is a genomic window containing:
- a CDS encoding heavy metal translocating P-type ATPase, which codes for MNAVEAASSRSPAGALERMDLAVSGMTCAACARRVERTLSEVEGVQECSVNFATRRASVLFDARATSVSALADAVADAGYRAEVPQASTAEETDAAEERGLRRRLAVAVLFGLPVVVLAMSHGALDFTGSTWVQLGLTLPVMAYSGGPIFRAAWAALRHRSADMNVLVALGTGAAFIYSVVATVWPTFMVTGDHGSHGGHGAAPPIYFEAAAAVIAFVLLGRFLESRARTRAGDAIRRLQALAPSIATVLENGVEREVPLAEVRVGDRVVVRPGQSIPVDGSVVEGASSVDESMLTGESLPVEKAAGAEVFAGTMNGTGRLVFRAAKVGSDTALQQIVQVVERAQGTKAPIARLADVVSGVFTPVVLLIAIATFAAWFVLAPEETRLTMALLNAVAVLVIACPCALGLATPAALMVGMGRGAQLGVLVKSAASLEGASRIDTVVLDKTGTLTQGRPAVVRVLTASGMTEEEVLTLAAAAESASEHPLARAVVSEASNRGLKVGTPESFTATPGHGVEAQVGGRRVLVGSRRMLDGQGVSGSEDAERALTADGQTPVLIAVDGRWVGAIGIADPEREEAATVVQSLRSMGLHVVMLTGDHEGPAGRVARALGIDRVFAGVLPSGKAHVVRTLQAEGRRVAMVGDGINDAPALAEADLGVAMGTGTDVARDAAGVALLRSDLRGLPAALGLARTTMRVIRQNLFWAFLYNVLGIPVAAGLLYGLTGWLLSPMLASVAMSLSSVSVLLNSLRLRRLRLPAPQAA
- a CDS encoding cupredoxin domain-containing protein, producing MLDSIEVGVVSGSVLAAAATVLFFFGPRQRTRARSEVGGAQEVDLMVDGGYRPDRIVVRAGVPVKLNVLRTDRSACSEQIVLGDLGVTRTLPTGRVVTIDLPALTPGAYDFTCGMSMLRGRLIAEV